The following proteins come from a genomic window of Elusimicrobiota bacterium:
- the pilO gene encoding type 4a pilus biogenesis protein PilO, whose translation MAMTQEQQKQLVMGIVAVGMFGYVYINYLLKPKRADIQAKTVELTEVNGRIESLRATASQRDQLLRRVEDLKVEVAKVERRLPRQQNIQDVIRVVSQLATKHGVRYSTFSPLGTQSPGLFTEISFGMNITGSVHSIGKFLAALGQQERIFSAKNLSISYAPDPKRNQTVSGNFTLFAYSYNG comes from the coding sequence ATGGCCATGACACAGGAACAACAAAAGCAGTTGGTCATGGGCATCGTCGCCGTTGGGATGTTCGGGTATGTTTACATCAATTATCTCTTAAAACCGAAGCGGGCCGATATCCAAGCCAAAACGGTGGAATTGACGGAAGTCAACGGCCGGATCGAAAGTCTTCGAGCGACCGCGAGCCAACGGGACCAATTGTTGCGGCGGGTCGAGGACCTGAAGGTCGAGGTCGCCAAAGTCGAGCGGCGCCTGCCCCGGCAACAGAACATTCAGGATGTAATCCGCGTTGTCAGCCAATTGGCGACCAAGCACGGGGTTCGTTACTCCACCTTTTCTCCCCTGGGGACCCAATCCCCCGGCCTGTTCACCGAAATCTCCTTCGGCATGAACATCACCGGTTCGGTTCACTCCATCGGAAAATTCCTGGCGGCCTTGGGTCAGCAGGAACGAATATTTAGCGCGAAAAACTTATCGATCAGCTACGCCCCCGACCCGAAACGGAATCAAACGGTTTCAGGGAACTTCACCCTCTTCGCCTACAGCTACAATGGATAA
- a CDS encoding PilN domain-containing protein — MIKINLLPREVYAAKAQKQFQSLAVGLAAVVVLLLMGYYFHLSTVSKRLEKDLTEARGELQRYETIDREVKEMQVEEGRLSSRLSVIQDLLRGTLTYPKFFEDFMALLPSDVWVQSVSTTTDGAGGLGVTVNAQALSSFAVADWLTNLLSSSLCNSVRLGAITVTEQNEGTSAIYSFTMTFNYRGQS, encoded by the coding sequence ATGATCAAGATCAACCTCCTCCCCCGCGAAGTCTACGCCGCCAAGGCCCAGAAACAGTTTCAATCTTTGGCGGTCGGCCTGGCCGCGGTCGTCGTGCTTTTGTTGATGGGGTACTACTTCCATTTGTCCACTGTTTCCAAACGATTGGAAAAAGATTTGACCGAAGCGCGGGGTGAGCTGCAGCGTTACGAAACCATCGATCGCGAAGTGAAGGAAATGCAGGTCGAAGAGGGCCGCCTGAGCTCGCGGTTGTCCGTCATTCAGGATCTGCTTCGGGGCACGCTCACCTACCCAAAGTTTTTCGAGGATTTCATGGCGTTGTTGCCGTCGGATGTTTGGGTCCAAAGCGTGTCCACAACCACCGACGGGGCCGGGGGACTGGGGGTCACCGTCAACGCCCAGGCGCTGTCCAGTTTCGCGGTGGCCGACTGGTTGACCAATTTGCTGTCGAGCTCCCTTTGCAATTCCGTGCGGCTGGGGGCCATCACCGTGACCGAGCAAAACGAGGGAACTTCGGCGATTTACAGTTTCACCATGACGTTCAATTACCGGGGGCAATCCTAA
- the pilM gene encoding type IV pilus assembly protein PilM, protein MASFADSLKNFRLDKLRFKSKDAIGVDLGSTAVKIVQLKGTPGRWKLHRCAHLPLPNASPEVPAAERRTQAVNLLKDFLSKQKGAVSKNAVFSVAGNSVIVRFVKFPKMSRDDLSKMILIEAEPYIPFSIPEVNLDFHILGDVVEEGQKKMETILVAAKKETINSRLDIIQQGGFSPTLIDVDAFALENAYESSVGPNVKETVLIVHVGAFVTSMAIIENGVPKVVRDVFIAGNTVTKALQRNFQCDTKQAEAMKARAAILATAEEREKAVAEQNKEALQMSTVIMPVMKDLLAEIQRSLDFFLSQGSDRQVGRVLLSGGGARLTNLTSYLAQELRLPVELFDPFLRIEGAQSIAPEVRPLFSVAIGLALRKEGDAV, encoded by the coding sequence ATGGCTTCATTCGCCGATTCGCTTAAGAACTTCCGGCTCGACAAACTTCGGTTCAAGTCGAAGGACGCCATCGGTGTCGACCTGGGGTCCACCGCGGTCAAAATCGTTCAGTTGAAGGGGACCCCCGGCCGGTGGAAACTTCACCGGTGCGCCCATTTGCCGTTGCCCAACGCCAGTCCCGAAGTTCCCGCGGCGGAACGGCGGACCCAAGCCGTCAACCTGCTCAAGGATTTTTTATCGAAACAAAAAGGGGCGGTGTCCAAGAACGCCGTCTTTTCCGTGGCCGGCAACTCGGTGATTGTTCGTTTCGTCAAATTCCCCAAAATGTCCCGGGACGACCTGTCGAAAATGATCTTGATCGAGGCCGAACCCTACATCCCCTTTTCCATCCCCGAAGTGAACCTCGATTTCCACATCCTGGGCGACGTGGTCGAGGAAGGCCAAAAGAAAATGGAAACCATTTTGGTGGCCGCGAAAAAAGAAACCATCAACTCCCGCTTGGACATCATTCAACAAGGCGGGTTTTCACCCACGTTGATCGACGTGGACGCTTTCGCCTTGGAAAACGCGTACGAGTCCAGCGTCGGCCCCAACGTGAAGGAAACCGTCCTCATCGTTCACGTGGGGGCGTTTGTCACCTCCATGGCCATCATTGAAAACGGTGTGCCGAAAGTGGTCCGCGATGTTTTCATCGCGGGCAACACCGTCACCAAGGCTCTCCAGCGCAACTTTCAGTGCGACACCAAACAAGCCGAGGCGATGAAAGCGCGGGCGGCCATCTTGGCGACCGCGGAGGAACGGGAAAAAGCCGTCGCCGAACAAAACAAAGAAGCCCTGCAAATGTCCACGGTGATCATGCCCGTGATGAAAGATTTGTTGGCCGAAATTCAACGCTCCCTCGACTTCTTTCTGTCCCAGGGATCGGACCGGCAGGTGGGCCGCGTCCTCCTCTCGGGCGGCGGGGCGCGGTTGACCAACCTCACCTCTTATCTGGCGCAGGAATTGCGGTTGCCGGTGGAGCTGTTCGACCCGTTCCTGCGCATCGAGGGAGCTCAATCCATCGCCCCGGAAGTGCGGCCCTTGTTCAGCGTGGCCATCGGTTTGGCGTTGCGCAAGGAAGGGGACGCGGTCTAG
- a CDS encoding prepilin peptidase, giving the protein MDPMTAAYRVYCLVMGAVLGSFANVCVHRVPRGRSIVHPPSSCPRCGHRIRARENIPVVSFLFLRGRCAGCRRPISWRYPAIEILLAFLFLGVAIRTPPGPEAIHGAFFVFVLVVVSAIDFDWCIIPDVFSLGLLGVAVVLAPLNSGLGATAPERAFAAFAGAGVGFLSSWAVSRAGRRFFRREALGRGDVKFLAGLGAFLGWRGVLSAWFLASLFGTAVFLFLKFRRKSHWGDYLPFGPFLAAGGWVHWTWPGLWSWWWAR; this is encoded by the coding sequence TTGGATCCGATGACGGCGGCCTATCGAGTGTATTGTTTGGTGATGGGCGCGGTGTTGGGCAGTTTCGCCAACGTGTGCGTCCACCGGGTGCCCCGGGGGCGTTCCATCGTCCACCCCCCGTCGTCCTGCCCCCGGTGCGGGCACCGCATCCGCGCGCGGGAAAACATCCCCGTCGTGAGTTTTTTGTTTTTGCGTGGGCGTTGCGCGGGTTGCCGACGGCCGATCTCGTGGCGATACCCCGCTATTGAAATTCTTTTGGCGTTCCTTTTCTTGGGGGTGGCGATCCGGACCCCCCCGGGCCCGGAAGCGATTCACGGGGCGTTCTTTGTGTTTGTCCTCGTGGTGGTGTCAGCGATCGATTTCGATTGGTGCATCATCCCCGATGTGTTCTCCTTGGGCCTCTTGGGGGTGGCGGTGGTTTTGGCCCCCTTGAATTCCGGCCTCGGGGCCACCGCCCCCGAACGGGCGTTCGCGGCTTTTGCGGGCGCCGGGGTGGGTTTCCTTTCATCCTGGGCGGTGTCCCGCGCGGGTCGGCGTTTTTTCCGCCGGGAGGCGCTCGGTCGCGGCGACGTTAAATTTTTGGCGGGCCTCGGGGCTTTCCTGGGGTGGCGCGGCGTGCTGAGCGCTTGGTTCTTGGCCTCCCTTTTTGGCACAGCGGTTTTCCTTTTCCTTAAATTCCGTCGGAAAAGCCATTGGGGCGACTATCTCCCGTTCGGCCCTTTCTTGGCGGCGGGGGGGTGGGTGCATTGGACCTGGCCGGGTCTGTGGTCGTGGTGGTGGGCGCGATGA